One Chiroxiphia lanceolata isolate bChiLan1 chromosome W unlocalized genomic scaffold, bChiLan1.pri scaffold_44_arrow_ctg1, whole genome shotgun sequence genomic region harbors:
- the LOC116781396 gene encoding LOW QUALITY PROTEIN: BTB/POZ domain-containing protein KCTD9-like (The sequence of the model RefSeq protein was modified relative to this genomic sequence to represent the inferred CDS: inserted 1 base in 1 codon; substituted 1 base at 1 genomic stop codon), producing the protein MKLTLCPDLPLPLCNLFGGFIPWDFQGLSFSGADLSHLDFCCINFKVANLSCCNLARANLCCASLERADLSGSVLDGRCANLPGVKMLRSNAEGVSLKGCNSEDPSGLQANLEDANLKGVAMEGSQMTGINLXVATLRNAKLKNCNLRGATLAGTDLENWDLSGCDLQEANLRGXDVKGAIFEEILHTSRSIR; encoded by the exons ATGAAGTTAACTTTGTGTCCAGACCTACCCCTTCCCCTCTGTAACctttttggggggtttattCCTTGGGATTTCCAGGGTCTCAGTTTCAGTGGAGCGGATCTTTCCCACCTGGATTTTTGCTGCATCAACTTCAAGGTGGCCAATCTGAGCTGCTGCAACCTGGCCCGTGCCaacctgtgctgtgccagcctggagaGGGCTGACCTGTCAGGCTCTGTGCTGGATGGAAGA TGTGCCAACCTGCCAGGGGTGAAGATGCTGCGCTCCAACGCAGAGGGAGTGTCCCTGAAAGGCTGCAACTCTGAGGACCCCTCAGGCCTTCAAGCTAATCTGGAAG ATGCCAACCTGAAAGGAGTGGCCATGGAGGGCAGTCAGATGACAGGAATTAACCTCTGAGTTGCAACGCTGAGAAACGCCAAACTAAAGAACTGTAACCTCAGGGGAGCAACGTTGGCAGGAACTGATTTGGAA aatTGGGACCTATCAGGTTGTGACCTCCAGGAAGCCAATTTGAGGG TTGATGTGAAAGGAGCCATCTTTGAAGAGATACTGCACACGTCCCGGAGCATCAGATAG